In Methanobacterium bryantii, the following proteins share a genomic window:
- a CDS encoding ATP-grasp domain-containing protein: MKILFIGARLFDDIAAYTKKEGIKSIVTESNPDSKNLDLPDAHYIVPRGMEGPKEIALKEDVDAVVPLIGIDKPLFEIAKLKEDLEKNYGLPVIASPLDAVSISRDKLKTKEFFIKNHVKTPSFSKISKNISEISLPAVLKQLEGQGGSGVKIAVSEDDLRSCINDFEGAFVEEFVEGTEVSIEVLRWKNETVPLVPVYKGKTTLEGTHPLDKLKTAPLNIENQRNEDIRQVAGKIADSLGSEGVIDIDIIIDETGINYFIEINTRPSGTRYLTAASTNISPMHELVDMATGKWNSKEVQKRIMQYHALEIPVGDYKTDRNNYKFRDFENKNCWVIHGPQNFQRITIRAENAQKAYETAKRLNVDYNKFYQTGKN, translated from the coding sequence ATGAAGATACTATTTATAGGGGCAAGACTTTTTGATGATATTGCAGCATATACAAAAAAAGAAGGAATTAAAAGCATAGTAACAGAATCTAATCCAGATTCTAAAAATCTAGATCTTCCTGATGCTCATTATATCGTTCCAAGAGGAATGGAAGGACCTAAAGAAATTGCACTTAAAGAAGATGTAGATGCAGTTGTACCTCTTATAGGGATAGATAAACCTCTTTTTGAAATTGCAAAATTAAAAGAAGATTTAGAAAAAAATTATGGATTACCTGTTATTGCATCCCCATTAGATGCTGTTTCTATATCAAGAGATAAGCTTAAAACAAAGGAATTCTTTATTAAAAACCACGTCAAAACTCCTTCATTTAGTAAAATCTCTAAAAATATCTCCGAAATTTCATTACCTGCTGTATTAAAGCAGTTAGAAGGCCAGGGAGGTAGTGGAGTAAAAATTGCAGTGAGTGAAGATGATCTTAGAAGCTGCATCAATGATTTTGAGGGAGCATTTGTAGAAGAGTTTGTTGAAGGTACAGAAGTATCCATTGAAGTTTTAAGATGGAAAAATGAAACTGTTCCTCTTGTTCCAGTTTATAAAGGAAAAACAACTCTTGAAGGTACTCATCCCCTTGATAAATTAAAAACTGCTCCTTTAAATATAGAAAATCAAAGAAATGAAGATATAAGACAGGTAGCTGGAAAGATTGCTGATAGTTTGGGATCAGAAGGAGTAATTGATATTGACATAATTATTGATGAAACAGGGATCAATTATTTTATAGAAATAAACACACGGCCCAGCGGTACACGATACTTAACAGCAGCTTCGACCAACATAAGCCCCATGCACGAACTTGTAGATATGGCTACAGGTAAATGGAATTCTAAAGAAGTTCAAAAAAGAATCATGCAATACCACGCACTTGAGATACCTGTAGGTGACTATAAAACAGATAGGAACAACTATAAATTCAGAGATTTTGAAAATAAAAATTGCTGGGTAATTCATGGCCCTCAAAATTTTCAGCGTATAACTATCCGTGCTGAAAATGCACAAAAAGCATATGAAACCGCAAAAAGATTAAATGTTGATTATAACAAATTTTATCAAACCGGCAAAAATTAA
- a CDS encoding carboxymuconolactone decarboxylase family protein: protein MVHEEGHEAIKKARKLMGFSPDILDMYEKLNPKLLDVISEFDDIILKDGALPTKTKRLIALGIIISGKCGYCVEQQLHAAINAGATKEEIADLLGVVLLTSGAPALANCRDIVSDVIKKL from the coding sequence ATGGTACATGAAGAAGGACATGAGGCTATTAAAAAAGCTAGAAAATTAATGGGCTTTTCTCCAGACATACTAGACATGTATGAAAAATTAAATCCCAAACTTCTGGATGTAATAAGTGAGTTCGATGATATAATTTTAAAAGATGGTGCACTTCCAACTAAAACAAAAAGATTGATAGCACTTGGAATTATTATTTCTGGTAAATGTGGTTACTGTGTTGAACAGCAGTTGCATGCTGCTATTAATGCAGGAGCAACAAAAGAAGAAATAGCAGATTTACTCGGAGTAGTTTTACTCACATCAGGAGCCCCTGCATTAGCTAATTGTAGAGATATTGTCTCAGATGTCATTAAAAAGCTTTAA
- the hycI gene encoding hydrogenase maturation peptidase HycI yields MKKFLREYKKIVILGIGNEIKGDDALGVIIAQKSLLLFDKNENIVVFDGGTVPENYTGLIRKENPTHIILVDAVDMKKEPGYIRVVEKEEIANYNISTHAMPISFLIKYMETTLDAQIILLGIQPKSMGFAEPISKEVEKSIGEVLVTFDKVIKENFD; encoded by the coding sequence TTGAAAAAGTTTCTTAGAGAATATAAAAAAATAGTAATTTTAGGCATTGGTAATGAAATAAAAGGTGATGATGCTCTTGGAGTCATTATAGCTCAAAAATCATTATTATTATTTGATAAAAATGAAAATATTGTTGTTTTTGATGGAGGAACTGTCCCTGAAAATTATACTGGATTAATAAGAAAAGAAAACCCCACTCACATAATTTTAGTTGATGCTGTGGATATGAAAAAAGAACCAGGATATATCCGTGTGGTGGAGAAGGAAGAAATTGCAAACTATAATATTTCAACACATGCCATGCCCATATCTTTTTTAATAAAATATATGGAAACTACATTAGACGCACAGATAATACTGTTAGGAATTCAACCAAAAAGCATGGGTTTTGCAGAGCCCATTTCAAAAGAAGTTGAAAAAAGTATTGGAGAAGTTTTAGTTACATTTGATAAAGTGATTAAAGAAAATTTTGACTGA